A genome region from Strigops habroptila isolate Jane chromosome 12, bStrHab1.2.pri, whole genome shotgun sequence includes the following:
- the LOC115615610 gene encoding olfactory receptor 14A16-like yields MSNGSSITHFLLLPFADTRELQLWHFWLFLGISLAALLGNGLISTSTACDQHLHTPMYFFLLNLSLLDLGSISTTVPKSMANSLWNTRAISYLGCAAQVFFFLLFILAEFSLLTIMSYDRYVAICKPLHYGTLLGSRACAHMAAAAWGSGFLVALLHTANTFSLPLCRGNAVEQFFCEIPQILKLSCSDDSLGEVGLLVVGACFFFGCFVFIVGSYVQIFRAVLRIPSEQGRHKAFSTCLPHLAVVSLFISTGTSACLKPPSISSPSLDLVVAILYSVVPPAVNPLIYSLRNQELRDAVRKLVTGCVSAAIHCLLSSAKGSQCRS; encoded by the coding sequence atgtccaatggcagctccatcacccacttcctcctcctgccattcgcAGACAcgcgggagctgcagctctggcacttctggctcttcctgggcatctccctggctgcgctCCTGGGCAACGGCCTcatcagcaccagcacagcctgcgaccagcacctccacacccccatgtacttcttcctgctcaacctctccctcctggacctgGGCTCCATCTCCACCACTGTGCCCAAATCCATGGCCAATTCTCTCTGGAACACCAGGGCCATCTCCTATCTGGGATGTGCTGCacaggtctttttctttctcttgtttatttTAGCAGAGTTTTCTCTTCTCACCATCATGTCCTATGACCGCTAcgtggccatctgcaagcccctgcactatgggaccctcctgggcagcagagcttgtgcccacatggcagcagctgcctggggcagtgggTTTCTCgttgctctgctgcacacagccaatacattttcactaccCCTCTGCcgaggcaatgctgtggagcagttcttctgtgaaatcccccagatcctcaagctctcctgctcagaCGACTCCCTCGGGGAAGTTGGGCTTCTTGTGGTTGGTGCCTGTTTCttctttgggtgttttgttttcattgtggggtcctatgtgcagatcttcagagccgtgctgaggatcccctctgagcagggacgccacaaagccttttccacatGCCTCCCTCACCTGGCTGTCGTCTCCCTGTTTATCAGCACTGGCACATCTGCCTGCCTGAAGcctccctccatctcctccccatccctggatcTGGTGGTGGCAATTCTGTACTCGgtggtgcctccagcagtgaaccccctcatctacagcctgaggaaccaggagctcagggatgctgtgaggaagctggtgactggatgtgtttcagcagccatacactgcctgctttcctctgcaaagggctCCCAGTGCAGGTCATGA